One Pochonia chlamydosporia 170 chromosome 5, whole genome shotgun sequence DNA segment encodes these proteins:
- a CDS encoding eukaryotic translation initiation factor 3 subunit D (similar to Coccidioides immitis RS XP_001248599.1), translating into MADSLDYVKICESCPPGDGWGPSVTTETTLNGIPYAPFSKGDKLGRMADWTAEGKDRDRGRSQYNRNYRDQQAYGASHAITFNAPPAEDESTFSLVSNTRDSTKSRFGRGAVFTRGGRGQRGGRGDTRGGRGGQFQRSGASRQGYDRGGRSNTGARGRRFGWKDYDKPARNRDASINIKADWELLEEIDFNRLAKLNLDADEGEDLEDYGFLYYYDRSFDKQPVKGAEKKLTAIDRAAYNVTTSSDPVIQELAEKDVATIFATDTILSMLMCSPRSVYPWDIVIVRQGNKIFLDKRDNATLDMVTVNENAADAPLDAADGGKDSINQPPALAEEATYINHNFANQVVNESETSKVNMSQANPFYNSSEDTDPPASKAYKYRKFDLSTNEEEPVYLVVRTEVDAVQKGAAGGEDQLVTIRALNEFDSKAQGSGGALDWRSKLVTQRGAVVATEMKNNSCKLARWTVQSILSKSDIMKLGFVSRVNPRSNDKHVILGVVGWKPRDFANQMNLSLSNGWGIVRTIADMCLKREEGKFVLVKDPNKSILRLYEVPAGSFDEEDDHEDEQEGEEEAEDNE; encoded by the exons ATGGCTGACTCTCTCGACTACGTCAAAATTTGCGAAAGCTGCCCGCCGGGCGATGGATGGGGCCCCTCTGTCACCACCGAAACCACCTTGAATGGCATCCCCTATGCGCCGTTCTCCAAGGGCGACAAGTTGGGCCGCATGGCCGACTGGACTGCTGAAGGCAAAGACCGGGACCGTGGCCGATCTCAGTACAACCGAAACTACAGAG ATCAGCAAGCATACGGTGCCAGCCATGCAATCACTTTCAACGCGCCACCCGCCGAGGACGAATCAACCTTCTCCCTCgtcagcaacaccagagaCTCGACCAAATCACGATTCGGTCGCGGAGCTGTCTTCACCAGAGGAGGCCGTGGCCAGCGTGGTGGCCGGGGTGATACCCGTGGCGGACGAGGAGGTCAATTTCAGCGTTCTGGAGCCAGCCGACAAGGCTACGACCGAGGCGGTCGATCTAACACTGGTGCCCGGGGCCGTCGCTTCGGCTGGAAGGACTACGACAAGCCTGCTCGCAACCGCGATGCAAGCATTAACATCAAGGCTGACTGGGAGTTGCTCGAGGAGATTGACTTCAACCGCCTTGCCAAGCTGAACCTGGACGCTGACGAGGGCGAAGACCTCGAGGACTACGGTTTCCTCTACTACTACGACCGCTCGTTCGACAAGCAGCCCGTCAAGGGtgcggagaagaagctcacGGCCATTGACCGAGCCGCCTACAACGTCACCACTTCCTCCGATCCCGTCATCCAGGAGCTCGCTGAGAAGGACGTGGCCACCATCTTTGCCACCGACACCATTCTGTCCATGCTCATGTGCTCCCCTCGCTCTGTCTACCCCTGGGACATTGTCATTGTGCGCCAGGGCAACAAGATCTTCCTCGACAAGCGGGACAATGCCACGCTGGACATGGTCACTGTCAATGAGAACGCCGCTGATGCTCCCCTCGACGCTGCTGACGGCGGCAAGGATAGCATCAACCAGCCTCCTGCGCTCGCCGAGGAAGCCACCTATATCAACcacaactttgccaaccAAGTTGTGAACGAGAGCGAGACCTCCAAGGTCAACATGAGCCAGGCGAACCCCTTCTACAACTCTTCCGAGGATACCGACCCGCCCGCCAGCAAGGCTTACAAGTACAGAAAATTCGACTTGTCGACCAACGAAGAGGAGCCCGTGTACCTGGTTGTCCGAACTGAAGTGGACGCCGTCCAGAAGGGCGCCGCCGGCGGTGAAGACCAACTCGTCACGATCCGTGCCCTCAACGAGTTTGACAGCAAGGCTCAGGGCAGTGGCGGTGCTCTCGACTGGAGAAGCAAGCTTGTCACCCAGCGTGGTGCCGTGGTTGCCACTGAGATGAAGAATAACAGCTGCAAGCTGGCTAGATGGACTGTGCAGAGCATTCTGTCCAAGTCTGATATCATGAAGCTTGG ATTCGTCTCGCGAGTCAACCCCCGCTCCAACGACAAGCACGTCATCCTCGGCGTCGTTGGCTGGAAACCCCGCGACTTCGCTAACCAGATGAACCTGTCCCTCTCCAACGGTTGGGGTATTGTCCGCACCATTGCGGATATGTGTC
- a CDS encoding bZIP-type transcription factor (similar to Metarhizium acridum CQMa 102 XP_007813488.1), with product MSSSLSPDQFGSAQSHSSPEGTSTSQDRSPLNLGFLKSLTEKKITRDGNPPKRRGPKPDSKPALTRRQELNRQAQRQVSRSTMTIKPGKRANSCFRTHRERKELYIKALEDEVLRLKELYSNASQSKEKLLAENKHLKSIMAQHGIQFPRGSDRDDEGSPGAAGASPGHSGGAPGSYASFSPGSQSGASTGHSNNFQPMTGQNMRNAAQRSASKGVDFEQAGIDFVLTYDNPASSRAYLSPPPQLEKPCMQHLPFLTDRSEGGDPCGHALMASCPPAPFGKLTTKTPFGNTHTHDVGNGTNPAQGTWEISKANLSTLLDLSKRLDLDGEITPVMAWGMILSHPRFADFQPEDFARIAAELGRKVRCYGFGAVMEEFELRDAFESVLPSGLQPEIMAH from the exons ATGTCGTCTTCATTGTCGCCGGACCAGTTTGGGAGCGCTCAATCCCACAGCTCCCCTGAAGGTACTTCGACGAGCCAAGACCGGAGTCCGCTCAATCTTGGCTTTCTCAAATCACTGACAGAGAAGAAAATCACGCGAG ATGGGAACCCGCCAAAGAGGCGTGGCCCAAAGCCCGATAGCAAACCTGCTCTAACTCGGAGGCAAGAGTTGAACAGACAGGCACAGAGGCAAGTTTCGCGGTCAACCATGACCATAAAACCTGGTAAACGAGCTAACAGTTGCTTCAGGACCCATCGTGAGCGCAAGGAGCTGTATATCAAGGCTCTCGAGGATGAAGTTTTGAGGCTAAAGGAGCTGTACAGCAATGCTTcgcaaagcaaagaaaaaCTCTTGGCTGAGAACAAGCACCTgaaatccatcatggctcaGCACGGCATACAATTTCCACGAGGGAGCGACCGCGACGATGAAGGTAGCCCTGGCGCAGCCGGCGCGAGCCCAGGCCACAGTGGTGGTGCTCCAGGTTCATATGCGTCCTTCTCACCTGGCTCACAATCCGGGGCATCAACCGGCCATTCCAACAATTTCCAGCCTATGACTGGGCAAAATATGCGCAACGCCGCGCAACGGTCTGCAAGCAAAGGCGTTGACTTTGAGCAAGCAGGCATTGACTTCGTTCTAACGTACGATAATCCCGCTTCCTCAAGGGCCTACCTATCACCTCCCCCACA ACTTGAGAAGCCCTGCATGCAGCATCTACCGTTTCTTACCGATAGGTCGGAGGGTGGTGACCCATGTGGCCACGCCCTCATGGCCTCCTGTCCACCCGCGCCGTTTGGCAAACTGACGACAAAGACACCGTTTGGAAACACACACACCCACGACGTCGGGAACGGGACGAATCCTGCTCAAGGAACGTGGGAGATTAGCAAGGCCAATCTTTCCACGTTGCTTGATTTGAGTAAGCGCCTTGATCTTGATGGCGAAATTACTCCCGTCATGGCTTGGGGCATGATTCTAAGCCACCCACGATTCGCCGACTTCCAGCCCGAGGACTTTGCCAGAATTGCCGCGGAGCTGGGACGCAAAGTGAGGTGTTACGG GTTTGGAGCTGTCATGGAAGAGTTTGAATTAAGAGACGCTTTTGAAAGTGTGCTGCCCTCAGGCCTGCAGCCGGAGATCATGGCCCATTAA
- a CDS encoding acyltransferase (similar to Metarhizium robertsii ARSEF 23 XP_007816384.1): MSWHSSLWSHLRGVGITLPWLLYLLLADILISLLLPLALVTPRFVYDASSQVAFTVWAWIQLIFEILNGARIDISGDSLPRGESAVVVANHVAWSDFYMIQALAQRSGMLGYCRYFAKSQLKVVPFLGWGLWAMGMPMVSRNWLKDKAELDRVFSGVVNDRFPTWLISFSEATRYTSKKFDESQAWCKRTDKPQPKNLLYPRTKGFITTVQHLRKAPHVKAVYDFAIAYQHKDTFHEAPSMWDTLSIPALTTRHRYRFHIHARRFSLDTLPESDEDLAKWLEQRWVEKGEWLESLKQTWAVTGSS; encoded by the exons ATGTCCTGGCACTCGTCGCTTTGGTCTCATCTGAGGGGCGTGGGCATCACACTGCCGTGGCTGTTGTACCTGTTGCTGGCAGATATACTTATCTCTCTGCTTCTACCTCTTGCGCTGGTTACCCCCAGATTCGTCTATGATGCTTCGTCTCAAGTAGCCTTTACCGTCTGGGCATGGATTCAGCTCATATTCGAGATTCTCAATGGAGCTCGCATTGACATCTCCGGCGACTCCCTGCCCCGGGGTGAATCAGCTGTCGTTGTTGCCAACCATGTCGCATGGTCCGACTTCTACATGATCCAGGCTCTGGCCCAACGGTCCGGAATGCTGGGGTATTGCAGATACTTTGCCAAGAGTCAGCTCAAGGTGGTGCCCTTCCTGGGATGGGGTCTCTGGGCAATGGGTATGCCCATGGTCAGTCGGAACTGgctcaaggacaaggccgAGTTGGATCGAGTGTTTTCTGGTGTTGTGAACGACAGATTCCCTACAT GGCTCATCAGCTTCAGTGAGGCAACCCGGTATACCAGCAAAAAGTTTGACGAGTCTCAGGCATGGTGCAAAAGAACTGATAAGCCACAACCAAAGAACCTTTTATACCCTCGGACAAAGGGCTTCATTACCACTGTTCAACACTTGCGTAAAGCCCCACACGTCAAAGCTGTGTatgactttgccattgcaTATCAGCATAAAGACACCTTCCATGAGGCCCCGTCGATGTGGGACACGTTGAGTATACCGGCATTGACCACGAGACATCGATACAGGTTCCATATTCATGCCAGAAGGTTTTCTCTCGACACTTTACCAGAATCCGATGAGGACTTGGCCAAGTGGCTTGAGCAGAGGTGGGTGGAAAAGGGTGAATGGCTGGAGTCCCTCAAGCAAACTTGGGCCGTCACAGGCTCGTCATGA
- a CDS encoding AGC protein kinase (similar to Coccidioides immitis RS XP_001248598.1): MESPSAPLAVPAVSSLRVQQATPMERTLSQDIRNEREELREAAEQTLNAIVDLNLDGTIKWVSPSWTDVVGTPFDAINGKPMSDLIVSENKNVFTDMVVSMKKDDSKSYRIRFAIQLGPLSKLRYVEEPAAEAEENEQPAGEPEPQTADLEAQGITVYDSASGGESHTMWMLRPWTAPQEIQIDLPDVIVDSLGSGAELLASYLTRLAESGGDDLETREPPAPVLCRICERQISPWWFEKHTDLCLQEHRAEMDVQMAQENLTEHRHAIVRVLDALEARKSRSMTGEQQIGPMAEYKGMPIGPAPSAQSSPGTSLARSRERTGGFGHARARSFAIRRPQARIVELLMDLCDTAIEISTPAMKEMSQPDDGEFRTQSPQSESRISQVLQWQSPSTNTLEQEQGLAFLCADTEKVAKSKVDAVFRHRRIIEYAERIRIEMAVLVQDCIDEAMRKAAQIAAGRLSDSTEDDAEDVVEEAPQEAPPQEDDGAAEVNEEPRGRAADELPKQSISSPSALAAALRQMDLSSGGSNRSRPTSFIASTRSSSPKECPTPRSTVDSGSIPAGNARHARRGSSLLYEAEIAEGDGSFRSSSVASRNAARTESPISEFGDLRRAASTRQHHRRSLVIPGTSSPRRQESPSRSTQPSSPLRIKPRVTPYQEGLASPEASPMFPTSEFSSPVSHPVRHHRRQSSAAISDFIMRAPPSPRLGATQAPPQARAAQPSIKDFEIIKPISKGAFGSVYLSKKKSTGEYFAIKVLKKADMVAKNQVGNVKAERAIMMWQGQSDFVAKLYWTFSSKDYLYLVMEYLNGGDCASLIKVLGGLPEEWVTKYLGEVVLGVEHLHERDIIHRDLKPDNLLIDQKGHLKLTDFGLSRMGLVGRQKRALNSEAADTTPDLLKQGPFARSTSMASSRSTSLDLHGHPHSPTGTPMMTPDVGSVSQPSYFSLASSIPPDNRRISSGHRSDSGGSESLAHLLTSFSLADSDPGSQPLSAKVPLMEDDVVIQGSPDMIASQPNIRASVDGHSRNSLPPSNMMPPPMALFDPEDTNRRFVGTPDYLAPETINGDKQDETSDWWSVGCIMFEFLYGIPPFHASEAEQVFDNILARRIQWPDEADCEPISEEAKDLINKLLCMDPKERLGSNRDEKFSSGGEEIRSHPWFASINWETLLEDEAQFVPQPENPEDTEYFDARGAVLQSFAEEIEDQMSPQSSAGGFEYSDRPHDALSRVRSQVNSINRKLMPLHIPPHVRDLKSRRLSEPVAADDFGSFTFKNLPVLEKANKDVIQKLRADAMASQSKQSAISPGGAANVTSPAPSLDGSPVLSTHLHRTISNAKAGNRPQSPSGYSHANSSPSRVSQPSSPLLVSFVAGQGAEGRRKASSNSSSLSHQSGPASLQPHSSLDVPKVPPSLQKAATTVAASPIKGRGSAPAPLALSPQKLMSTPRQGSGSTTRSRSLTVGSQEASPISSDVLQHHRNRRSQVFDMSPSSSDNEGDKHNALLRVQRRRQSSRRLSQIAFDSGPTFRPLDVLICEDHPVSRMVMEKLLEKLRCRTISVANGSEAVRYSMSEIQFDVIFLEYKLPQISGADVARMIRETKNANSHTPIVAITAYLKELQAPHYFDSLIEKPISSSKLTEVLRSLCQWRPASPNRTISGPLPNPMPIGVRKTNQRADDSPTSSLSAFPGRHSSAMMSSREDSITSSMFGDSESVTTDDIPVVISRKATGEWEEGGLGITESDILSAAEGSPKGVPTLLTQQSAPGQMEHLRQGDRTRARRESGDRKGIEGTDSADDEDEETGTSKGKHRRRGSKPLQGKSTLPSSKLGIEMMRADSHDSVTVGSESTPEAVTQVATTPSQEMGTPVLAATEVPETVTAPECQKNTTPASKQDMKHVSNITVPDCADTTPRPPVSTRSASELTLLDTSEEATPRPGGK, translated from the exons ATGGAAAGCCCTTCTGCCCCGCTGGCTGTGCCAGCCGTGTCCTCCTTGCGGGTCCAACAAGCTACCCCCATGGAAAGGACCTTGAGCCAGGATATCCGAAATGAGCGTGAGGAGCTCCGTGAGGCAGCAGAACAGACCCTCAATGCCATAGTCGACCTCAACTTGGACGGAACCATCAAATGGGTCAGTCCGTCGTGGACAGACGTCGTCGGTACGCCGTTCGATGCCATAAATGGCAAGCCAATGTCGGATCTGATCGTCAGCGAGAACAAAAATGTATTTACCGACATGGTCGtttcgatgaagaaggacgatTCCAAGAGCTATAGGATTCGATTTGCCATCCAACTCGGCCCGTTGTCCAAGCTGCGATACGTCGAGGAACCCGCAGCCGAAGCCGAGGAAAATGAACAACCAGCTGGTGAACCGGAGCCACAGACGGCTGACCTTGAAGCCCAGGGGATCACGGTGTACGATAGTGCATCAGGGGGAGAGAGCCAT ACCATGTGGATGCTTCGCCCATGGACGGCTCCACAGGAAATCCAGATCGACCTGCCAGATGTCATTGTCGATTCCCTTGGCTCTGGTGCAGAATTGCTCGCCAGTTATCTCACAAGGCTCGCTGAATCCGGCGGTGACGACCTGGAAACGCGCGAGCCACCGGCCCCTGTTCTCTGTCGCATCTGTGAAAGGCAGATTTCCCCATGGTGGTTTGAAAAACACACAGACCTGTGCCTTCAAGAACATCGTGCCGAAATGGACGTCCAGATGGCACAGGAAAACCTGACAGAACATCGTCATGCCATTGTCAGAGTTCTTGATGCATTGGAGGCACGGAAGAGCCGTTCAATGACTGGGGAGCAGCAAATAGGACCAATGGCAGAATACAAAGGCATGCCCATTGGCCCAGCCCCTTCTGCTCAGTCCTCGCCTGGAACCTCTTTAGCACGCTCTCGTGAGCGTACTGGGGGGTTTGGGCATGCCAGAGCTCGCTCGTTTGCTATACGCCGGCCCCAAGCCCGCATCGTTGAGTTACTGATGGATCTGTGTGATACCGCCATTGAAATCAGTACCCCTGCGATGAAAGAGATGTCCCAACCAGATGATGGGGAGTTTCGTACTCAATCCCCACAGTCGGAATCCCGAATCTCACAAGTCCTTCAATGGCAATCGCCTAGCACGAATACGCTCGAGCAGGAACAAGGGTTAGCATTCTTGTGCGCAGACACGGAAAAGGTAGCCAAGTCAAAGGTCGATGCAGTCTTCCGCCATCGCAGAATCATTGAGTATGCCGAACGCATACGTATCGAGATGGCAGTACTGGTACAAGACTGTATCGATGAAGCCATGAGAAAGGCCGCACAGATCGCTGCTGGTCGGTTGAGCGATTCCACAGAGGACGACGCCGAGGACGTGGTCGAGGAGGCTCCGCAAGAAGCTCCTCCGCAGGAAGACGACGGCGCTGCTGAGGTAAACGAAGAGCCTCGTGGACGGGCTGCCGATGAGCTACCGAAGCAGTCCATCTCCAGTCcttctgctttggctgcGGCCTTGCGGCAAATGGATCTATCGTCGGGGGGTTCGAACCGCTCCCGTCCCACTTCATTCATTGCATCAACAAGGTCCAGCAGTCCCAAGGAGTGTCCCACCCCACGATCTACTGTTGACAGTGGCTCGATTCCCGCTGGCAACGCCCGACATGCGAGAAGGGGATCGTCTCTCTTATATGAAGCTGAAATTGCCGAAGGTGACGGAAGCTTCCGGTCATCATCTGTAGCCTCTCGCAATGCAGCCAGAACGGAGTCACCGATATCTGAGTTCGGCGACTTGAGGCGTGCTGCCAGCACCCGGCAGCACCATCGAAGAAGCCTCGTCATACCTGGAACGTCTTCGCCTCGTCGTCAGGAATCCCCATCTCGTTCTACGcagccatcctcgccgcTGCGGATCAAACCCCGGGTCACACCCTATCAGGAAGGGCTTGCCTCTCCTGAGGCGTCTCCAATGTTCCCAACCAGTGAATTTAGCTCGCCTGTATCCCATCCAGTACGCCATCACAGACGCCAATCGTCAGCAGCTATATCAGATTTTATTATGAGAGCACCTCCGTCGCCGCGGCTGGGTGCAACTCAAGCTCCTCCACAGGCTCGCGCCGCACAGCCGTCTATTAAAGATTTTGAAATCATCAAGCCAATTAGCAAAGGTGCATTCGGAAGTGTATATCTCTCCAAAAAGAAATCTACTGGAGAATATTTTGCTATCaaggtgttgaagaaggcagaCATGGTAGCCAAGAACCAAGTAGGCAATGTCAAGGCAGAGCGAGCCATTATGATGTGGCAGGGTCAGAGTGACTTTGTTGCCAAGCTATACTGGACCTTTTCCAGCAAGGACTACCTCTACCTGGTCATGGAGTACCTCAATGGTGGAGACTGCGCCTCATTGATCAAAGTACTTGGTGGCCTTCCCGAGGAATGGGTGACAAAGTACCTTGGTGAGGTTGTGTTGGGCGTCGAACATCTTCACGAGAGAGACATCATTCATCGTGATCTGAAGCCAGATAATCTCCTCATTGATCAAAAAGGTCACCTAAAGTTGACGGACTTTGGTCTATCACGAATGGGACTTGTCGGCAGACAAAAACGCGCATTAAACAGTGAGGCGGCGGACACGACGCCAGACTTGTTAAAGCAAGGTCCTTTTGCCAGGTCCACATCTATGGCTTCTTCCCGATCAACCTCGCTTGACTTGCACGGTCATCCCCATTCCCCTACTGGGACACCAATGATGACCCCAGATGTGGGAAGTGTTAGCCAACCGTCGTATTTCAGCCTCGCATCATCCATACCGCCCGACAATCGACGGATATCTAGCGGACATAGAAGCGATAGCGGCGGCAGCGAGTCTCTGGCTCATCTGCTGACGTCCTTCTCCCTGGCTGATTCTGATCCTGGATCTCAACCACTGAGTGCCAAAGTTCCTCTTATGGAGGACGACGTAGTCATCCAGGGTTCTCCAGATATGATAGCCAGCCAACCTAACATCAGGGCCAGTGTGGACGGTCATTCCCGCAACTCCCTTCCACCCTCCAAcatgatgccgccaccaaTGGCTCTGTTCGATCCCGAGGACACGAATCGGCGCTTTGTTGGCACTCCAGACTATTTGGCACCAGAAACCATCAATGGAGATAAACAGGACGAAACGAGCGATTGGTGGTCTGTTGGATGTATCATGTTCGAGTTTCTATATGGCATTCCGCCTTTTCACGCAAGCGAAGCCGAGCAGGTATTTGACAACATCCTAGCACGAAGGATCCAATGGCCAGATGAGGCTGATTGTGAGCCCATCTCGGAGGAGGCTAAAgatctcatcaacaaactGTTATGCATGGACCCCAAGGAACGGCTAGGATCCAATCGTGATGAAAAGTTCTCTTCTGGGGGAGAAGAAATTCGGAGCCACCCCTGGTTCGCAAGTATCAACTGGGAGACTTTGCTCGAGGACGAGGCACAATTTGTGCCTCAACCAGAGAATCCTGAGGATACAGAATACTTTGACGCCAGAGGCGCCGTCTTGCAATCTTTCGCggaggagattgaagatCAAATGTCGCCGCAGTCTTCTGCTGGAGGGTTTGAGTACTCCGATCGACCGCATGATGCTCTTTCACGAGTTCGCTCGCAAGTCAATTCAATTAATCGGAAACTGATGCCCCTACACATTCCACCCCACGTTCGAGACCTGAAGTCGAGGAGACTGAGCGAACCGGTGGCTGCGGACGACTTTGGCTCGTTCACGTTCAAGAATTTACCAGTCCTCGagaaagcaaacaaagatGTCATCCAAAAATTGAGGGCGGACGCAATGGCGTCACAGAGCAAGCAGTCTGCCATTAGTCCCGGGGGAGCAGCAAATGTGACCTCGCCGGCTCCATCACTAGATGGAAGCCCAGTCTTGTCTACACACCTCCATCGCACCATTTCGAATGCCAAAGCAGGGAATCGGCCGCAATCGCCATCAGGGTACAGCCATGCCAACTCGTCGCCAAGTCGAGTATCACAGCCTTCATCCCCTCTGCTAGTCTCGTTTGTGGCTGGACAAGGCGCAGAAGGTCGACGAAAGGCGTCGAGCAACTCCTCAAGCCTGTCACACCAGTCAGGACCAGCGTCGCTACAGCCTCACTCATCGCTTGATGTGCCTAAGGTGCCACCAAGTTTGCAAAAGGCGGCAACCACAGTCGCTGCATCTCCCATCAAGGGCCGTGGATCGGCTCCGGCGCCCTTGGCACTGTCTCCGCAAAAACTCATGTCCACGCCGCGACAAGGCAGCGGATCAACTACGAGGTCCAGGTCTTTAACGGTGGGGTCGCAGGAAGCGAGCCCAATATCATCCGAtgttcttcaacatcatcgtaATCGGCGGAGTCAGGTGTTCGACATGTCACCGTCATCATCGGACAATGAAGGCGATAAGCATAATGCTTTGCTGCGTGTACAACGTCGCAGGCAAAGCTCACGCCGGCTCTCACAAATTGCATTTGACAGTGGCCCTACCTTTAGACCTCTGGACGTTTTGATTTGCGAAGATCACCCCGTATCAAGGATGGTCATGGAGAAATTATTGGAAAAGCTACGCTGTCGTACAATTTCCGTGGCAAATGGTTCTGAGGCCGTTCGCTACTCAATGAGCGAAATCCAGTTCGATGTCATCTTCTTGGAATACAAGCTGCCCCAGATCAGCGGAGCCGATGTGGCACGAATGATTCGGGAAACCAAGAATGCCAACTCTCACACTCCCATTGTGGCAATCACTGCATATCTTAAGGAGCTACAGGCGCCGCACTACTTTGATTCCTTGATTGAGAAGCCTATCAGCTCCTCCAAGCTGACCGAGGTTCTACGCAGCCTGTGTCAATGGCGTCCGGCATCACCAAACCGGACAATTTCAGGGCCGCTACCCAACCCTATGCCCATTGGTGTCAGGAAAACGAACCAACGAGCTGACGATAGCCCGACGTCGAGCCTGTCTGCTTTTCCTGGACGACATTCGTCTGCAATGATGTCCAGCCGCGAAGACTCCATTACTTCTAGCATGTTTGGGGATTCAGAGTCGGTCACGACAGATGACATTCCCGTTGTCATCAGCCGCAAGGCAACGGGCgaatgggaagaaggcggcCTCGGCATCACGGAATCGGACATTCTCTCCGCTGCAGAAGGCTCCCCAAAGGGAGTTCCGACTCTTTTGACTCAGCAATCTGCGCCGGGGCAAATGGAGCATCTCCGCCAGGGAGACAGGACGCGGGCCAGAAGGGAAAGCGGCGACAGAAAGGGTATCGAAGGAACCGACTCCgcagatgacgaggatgaagaaacGGGGACGTCCAAGGGGAAGCACAGACGGCGGGGCAGCAAGCCACTGCAAGGCAAATCGACGCTTCCCAGTTCGAAACTGGGCATTGAAATGATGCGTGCCGACAGCCATGATAGCGTCACAGTCGGGTCCGAGAGCACCCCCGAGGCGGTAACACAAGTcgccacaacaccatcacaGGAAATGGGCACTCCCGTACTTGCAGCAACTGAGGTGCCAGAGACTGTCACTGCACCGGAGTGCCAGAAAAATACTACCCCAGCAAGCAAGCAGGATATGAAGCACGTAAGCAATATTACGGTTCCAGACTGTGCAGATACCACGCCACGACCACCAGTATCTACGCGCTCTGCTAGCGAGCTGACCTTGCTGGACACTTCTGAAGAGGCTACACCACGACCTGGTGGAAAATGA